GTGGCCGAGAGCCTCGACAAAATCCAATGGAGGAGGCCGCGCGGGCCGAGGGGGAGGAAGCTCAGGGTGACCTACCACGACCCCTGCGATTTAGGCAGGAGGCTGAAGCTCTTCGACGAGCCGCGGATGATTCTGGAGGCGATGGGCGTGGAGCTGGTGGAGATGAGGAACAACCGCGAGTTCTCGCTCTGCTGCGGGTCCGGGGGTGGAATTCTCACGACCGACAGGCCCCTCGCGCGCGAGATGGCCAAGAGCAGGATGAGGCAGGCGGTCGAGACCGGCGCGGACCTGCTGGTCACGTGCTGCCCGACCTGCGAGCTGGCGCTTCTGCGCGGCTCTCTGGCGGTTGCGAGGGAGGGGAGGAGGATGGAGGTCGCGGGGCTCTACAGGTTCATGGCGGAGCACCTCAGGGAGCAGGCCCGGCCCATTCATGACCCCGGTCGTGAGGGTTAAAACAGGCCCGCCACTGGATCCTTATCCATCAGCGCGACTTATGGCGCTTTCTCCAGAGCAGAACCGCGGCCGAGGCCGCCGCCATAAGAACCAGCACGGCTCCGAGCCAGAGATTGAGGGCCATGCCCTCAGCCGGATTGTCAACAATGATTGTCCTGTTCACAGGCAGCGAGAAATCGTATCCATCGTAAGCGCGGGCCTGGAGGGTGTGCCTGCCGTTTTTCAATCCGGAGGTATCAACTGTGCAGCTCCAGGAGTGGTTGCCGGAGGCTTCGAGCCAGTCTCCGGAGTCAATCCGAATCTGGACCCTCACGACCTCCAGGGTTCCCCTGAGGACCTTTCCCGAGACAGTCATCCTGCCGGTGACCCTCTGGCCCTCTGTGGGCTTAATGAACTCTACAATCGGCAGGACCTTGTCCCTGACATTAATCCCGAACTCCTGAACTGCCTCCCCGCCGCGGCCGTCAGAGGCGAGAAGCCTAACTGAGAAATTCCCGGTTTCGTCCGGAACCCAGATAAGCTGTCCCGTGGAATTGTCCAGGGTCATGTTCCGCGGCCCCGAGAGAAGGGTCAGGGTTATCTGGTCACTATCGGGGTCCTCCACGCGGATATCATAACGATAGACGACATGGCGGATGCCCTCAGTAACGGGTCTGGATTTGAACAGGGGAGCCCTGTTCCCGCGGACGACAATGATGGTGAAGTTGTGCGTTATGTTTGC
Above is a genomic segment from Thermoplasmata archaeon containing:
- a CDS encoding putative Ig domain-containing protein, yielding LIEMENMSLNSSTGVLRWTPVETGEFPVPVNISDGEANITHNFTIIVVRGNRAPLFKSRPVTEGIRHVVYRYDIRVEDPDSDQITLTLLSGPRNMTLDNSTGQLIWVPDETGNFSVRLLASDGRGGEAVQEFGINVRDKVLPIVEFIKPTEGQRVTGRMTVSGKVLRGTLEVVRVQIRIDSGDWLEASGNHSWSCTVDTSGLKNGRHTLQARAYDGYDFSLPVNRTIIVDNPAEGMALNLWLGAVLVLMAAASAAVLLWRKRHKSR